The following nucleotide sequence is from Cyclopterus lumpus isolate fCycLum1 chromosome 20, fCycLum1.pri, whole genome shotgun sequence.
GACCTTTGCACACTGACAGTGTGGTTCTGTTTATCATTTGCTTGTAACGTCATGTgccaataacacaaacaaaacgttTTTGCAGAATAGTGAAACTTAAAAACTATCATTGCTTTGAGGCAAACTGTTGCTGTCATGGTGACCATGCTTGTGTAATTGTGTCAATATTGTGTTTTAGGCAATAGTGGGGATTTTTAGTGAGAAaacaaaagataataaaaatggtatatttgtatttgaagCAGATGTATTCTTTAGTAGAGAAAATTATTGTCACCCTAAATATTCAATTTGACTTGTGCATCTGGTAAAATAGGGCAACTCCTGGCTAGACGGGGTTTATAGGATGATGAAAAAAATACTTGCAAATATTGTGTCCAAGGCTGAACATGTTGGTTTTCCCTGTGTCTCTGTTCTGAtcctgtatgtatgtgttgCAGATGACAGGAACATGGTACCTGCTGAACACGGCCTCCAAATGCTCCTACCTGATAAATCATGGGATGAAGGTGGAGCCCACCGTGGTGACCCTCACGCTTTCCCCTGAACAAACACTATCTGTTAGCACCAAAACACGACGGTCAGCACGGGCATGCATGTACATGCTGTGCATGTAGCTCACTTAGATTATGAACTGTGTGGTTTGACTATACAAATGTATTTGGTGTTGTCTTCAACAAGCCAATGCTACTTAAGAAGAGGATAATGTTTTAGATGAAATGATAGCATTCTATGAGGGGTCTCAAAGGTTGTGAACCCTAATGCCTGTTTTTGCCTGACATGTTTCCATCAAATGTCTCACCTGACACACTATTCTCTCCTCAGTAATCACCAGTGTTGGGAAATAGTACAGGTCTACAATTTAACACCAACCCCAGGCAAGCTAAAACTTAAAGGTTAGTGTATCCTTAATTGAGCCTTCTTGGTCAACTATAGCCCTGCAGCCTTTCTTTAGCATACCGTGCTCTCTGTTTATTTCCACTAGGAGCTCGTCCGGAGCTGGACACTGAGATAGTGATTGGAGAGATGGTCTACAACTCCTATGCGATCATGTACTACCAGAAACGGGGCCAGATCACCATGAAGCTCTATGGTGGGCTCCTCAGCCACGTGGCCTTGGTTTGGTATTTCAGATCGAAAAGCCATGTGGTAGACCTTATTCTGCTCTAAATTGAGGCTTTGTGgtgtttgttcttgtgttctgtATGCAGGTCGGTCTGTAGACAATCTGTCCGAGTCTATGTTGACCAAGTTTGAGCAGCTTGCT
It contains:
- the c8g gene encoding complement component C8 gamma chain yields the protein MAGVWRCVLPVVVLMCVCLWGSTEAVGGAKSRPRPQRPPPRKPNVDPIDLTPPAQNIDIQQMTGTWYLLNTASKCSYLINHGMKVEPTVVTLTLSPEQTLSVSTKTRRNHQCWEIVQVYNLTPTPGKLKLKGARPELDTEIVIGEMVYNSYAIMYYQKRGQITMKLYGRSVDNLSESMLTKFEQLAEKQGLGLAYLFPFPTYSHCGDVDQNHVINCVPTC